The DNA window aaattagcataatatatgttaatttaaagccatattattagctacaaattatcagtgagcagcacaaaatgtaaacacaacTATTATTATCAACATTTGCCACAACTagaacacaaatattttatcgCACTCCAAGTACTTCTAATCAATAATTACCAATTGATCAAAAGCTTTGTATACAATCTAATCTAGCAATACATTTAGAATTATAACTCACATGTCTTAAAACCGCGATTCTGTGCATCCGGCGGCGTATGTCTCATAGTCggtggagctgctgctccagcatcATGCGGAACGCCCCCTGGTATGTGGATCGTGTACTCGTCGGAGCCTGTTGGCTGCTCAGAGCTGCGCAGATCCTCATAGTTGGCATAAAGCGGAGACATGCGATTCTGTGCCATGGCTACGGACGTACCGACTGGATCAATCGCGCAATtgttactaaaatattttatttgccattgccgttCGCCAAAACGCGATAACCGCAAGCTTATCTCTCTTAAGCAAGCACTCAGTCCGAAAtaaagagaaagagcgcgCGCTCAGTCGCTGCTCAGACTGTTGAGTGTAATGATGATGTTTTTGATGATCATGATGAAATTCTATATGCAAGTTCTGTGAATTAAAAGTTAATCATTAAGTAAacgtgtttttgttgttaatttgagCTACGCTTACCCAACACAGTTGTACTTGCATGTTTTGCTAtattataatgcaaatatattagCAGCGGCTACCGGCAAAGCTTGCAGTGCTTGCTCACGCATATCACGCTGAAAGTTTGCATACCCCgctataataacaattatcTTAGCGTCCTCTATGCCTTTAGGCGCTTGTGCAGCTAGGTCCTTTATATTCAGACGTCCTAAATGCGCTGACTCCTTATAACGCAGACTGCTGGTCAGCTCAGTTTGTTGCTGCGATAGATATAAACAGCTGCTATAGTTCCAGTATTTGCCAAACTCCAAAAGCTGATCGCGTAAGTACACATGCTTCAGATCCTTTGCGCATATCAAGTGCCGCACGCGACTCATATCGTCCTCGTTATCCAGCACCTGAGCCACCAGCGGCATGGTGGGCGCTATTGCCACACCTTGTgctattataaatatgtttttggcGCTACTAGCATCATGCATATAATTGCCTATAGGTCCGCGAAATTGCAGAACTTGTTCCAGCTGTAAGCCGCTCAGCTGGGCTGACATTGCGCCCCCCGGCTGCAGCTTGACCAGTAGCTTAAACTCTTTGCTTGCAAAGTCTGTCCAGTAGGGTGAATATGGACGCAACAACGGCGATGCTTGCTGATCCATGCGCAGCATTACATGATGACCCGGTGGTATGTCCAAAATGCCTGCTTGCTCAGTCTTGTCTTCTGACTcggcataaacaaaatgtaaacagcgCACCTGTTGATCACCATTGCAGGGCTCATTGCTTAGCAGCTTGAACTTGGCATAGTTTAGGATAACATTGGGTCTTCCTGCAAGCAATGCACGTTGGCTAGGCTTGGGTTTATTGTCCAAAATGCAATTGGAGCATCCATTGCCACAACAGTCACTTTCGTTTACTTCGTTATTAGACATCAGCTATCAGTGTTGCCAAGCTAtagaaaaaaagtgaaaatgagTCGTGATATTTTCATAATCGTTACTTGTTGCAATGTACAATGCTTCAATGTAGAATTTGTTAACAACTTTAAAGCTGACAGCAActgtttataaaatgaaaaataaaggaaatattaaatgtgtatttaataaataaatatggctCGCGCCTATCGACTAGTGCTATGAGCAATACACTATCATCCAAGCtaagaataaataaacttttaccAAAGTATGCGTTTCTTTTCATTTAGCTTTCAAAGGTTTAAaagattattattaaatagtaGCTGCCCcagcaaaatatattagctCATTTTTACCTTGATAAGCAGCTTAGAAGTTTGATTTAGCAAGTCGGTCCGTACCAATCTCAGCGATATTTACAGCAGCTCGTATAGAACGCCGGATAATAGTAAGTATGATAGAATCTGAATAACATTAGGCTTCAGTTACACAGTTTTATTCTTTATAAATCCAAATACAATTCACAGTGCATAAAATTCGGCTAATACTATGCCTAGTTAGTCTTTGGCGCCGAATCTTACAAAGTGTGTCCACACATAATGAGCgcaaatattcataaaatacCAGCAAAATACTACAATGTTGACACAGCACAATTAATCGTTTATTCCGATATGCGCTCATAAACATTACTTTTACTCATACCCCCTCTAGCCCTTCCACATACGCATATCAACAAGGCcagtgcaactgcaacgaaaagcaaaagcgaagaAAAAGCGAACGTTTTAATAATGTGCAACTAGTGGCGGCTCTCAAAAGAATTGAAGCAAGCACGCTGCAGTTTTTGTAGCGATCATGAATTTGGAATCCATATTTCGCGACTTTAATCCCTGGTAAGTCTTTGGAAACCCGACACTTGGTCCTTATGTTgaacttaacaacaacaacaacaacaattgcagcaaattcaTAGTGCACTGCAGCCTGTTTACATTTGTGACGTTGTTTGCACTGCGTCTGGATGGTTTTATAGGTAATTtagcataatataaataataaacagttTGTAAAGCAATTCTTTACAGATTGGCCTTATTGGGCTATTTTTACACCGTTATGGATATGGAAATTTACTGCTATACTGGGCGCCATAGTGGGCGCCATTGTCTGGTGCCGCTATCCACATTATCGCCTGGAAGGCGACGCTTACACTCAATTCAAGGCAATGCTTATCTCGCTGTCATTGCATTTAATCCTGTTGATGTTTGAGCTGCTGGCCTGTCACAAACTAACCTCAGAGCGACATCTGTGGGTGCTGGTGTTCATTCCATTGATATTTGGCTCTGTGGTTAGTGTGGGTGCCTGCGTGTGGGCCGTGAAACATGATCGCAGCTTTGAGTTGGAACTATTTCTGGCCGTGAATGCCCTGCAATTTGTATCTTTGCCACTTAAGCTGGACCAGTTTGTCTATTGGAACTGGGATGTAGTGTTTGTGCCAATGTGGATAGTCATATGTCTAAGCTTGGTTAGCGTCCTTTACAATATTATATTCTGTGGCATTATGATGCGCACGCCCGAGGTATCGTTGCAACAAAAGAAGGCGGCGCTAAATGCAGCTGTGGGCAACATCTGTActgtgctgccgctgctctgcTTTCAGGTAAGTCCGACGCTTACAAACAAAGACTTGGCTGTGCAATTCACATTTGATATACatgtacatttgtttgtttcagGTGGTCATCTGTGACAAATTGGATGGCGAGATTAAATTACCTTACACCTTGGTATTTGCACCACTGCTGGTTTCCATCATGGCGCTGATTTGCCTCAGCTTTACTGCCAAGGGTGGCAACATGTGGTGGTTTGGTATACGCAAATCCTTTAGCCAGTTTTTGCTCTCGGCCATGCCATTTCTGCAGGAATATGGCAACATTAGCTATCACGCCGAGACGCAAAGCAATGCGGCGCAATCAGTGCCTCTGGATGCGTCCTCCTCTAGCACTAGCATGGCAGCAGCCACGGAGCAGCTGCACGAGTTTAGCAAGCATGATAAGAAAAGCAAGAAGGCGGCGAAGAATGATATTATGAAGCCGGTGGTGCCATTTATAAGCATTGATCTGCCAGATTAAGGAGCACAacttacatacacacacacacacacacataaacgcCTAAAGTTAGTtgctttatatacaaacaaaaaactattgGCCGTAGCTAATCTGtactgaattttaattataagtcTGCTCGCCTATACTTCCCACCCATCCCCaccccacacccacacacacacctagagcgcttccacacacacacccatgcaTATATCTGtaattgtacatacatatatacatacatacttatactTACTTTACATatgtaacatttatttataacaaaattttaccTTTTGTTCActcttcaatttattttgtttgtatgtgtatatatgtgtgtgcgtttctaaaataaatctataattatacaaaattaaattgtaaataatgcataattgaaattaaaaactttaattaagtGCTTCCAAATTTTGCATTGTGTGTTTTGATGCTTTTCAGCTTGAGCTGGCTTAGCCTTTTAGATTAGAAACTTAGACGCAATTGGAATTAGTATTATTATGAATCTTTATTCAAATTAGGAAGCTACAAAGTTTTACAATTCATTattcatcattattattatttatatatgtatatagttgcatatatatatatgttgtgtTGCCTAAAAATTTCTTTGTTTGCAAAGGTAAAAAGTTGCACTCTAAAAAGTATTCAAGTTCACTcaaacatatttgtatataaatagccatatagagagagaggcacTCAATGagaattttacaatatttaaaagtagTACGTACAGAcgacaaaatga is part of the Drosophila busckii strain San Diego stock center, stock number 13000-0081.31 chromosome X, ASM1175060v1, whole genome shotgun sequence genome and encodes:
- the LOC108606264 gene encoding NADH-cytochrome b5 reductase-like produces the protein MSNNEVNESDCCGNGCSNCILDNKPKPSQRALLAGRPNVILNYAKFKLLSNEPCNGDQQVRCLHFVYAESEDKTEQAGILDIPPGHHVMLRMDQQASPLLRPYSPYWTDFASKEFKLLVKLQPGGAMSAQLSGLQLEQVLQFRGPIGNYMHDASSAKNIFIIAQGVAIAPTMPLVAQVLDNEDDMSRVRHLICAKDLKHVYLRDQLLEFGKYWNYSSCLYLSQQQTELTSSLRYKESAHLGRLNIKDLAAQAPKGIEDAKIIVIIAGYANFQRDMREQALQALPVAAANIFAL
- the LOC108606262 gene encoding transmembrane protein 185B — translated: MNLESIFRDFNPCKFIVHCSLFTFVTLFALRLDGFIDWPYWAIFTPLWIWKFTAILGAIVGAIVWCRYPHYRLEGDAYTQFKAMLISLSLHLILLMFELLACHKLTSERHLWVLVFIPLIFGSVVSVGACVWAVKHDRSFELELFLAVNALQFVSLPLKLDQFVYWNWDVVFVPMWIVICLSLVSVLYNIIFCGIMMRTPEVSLQQKKAALNAAVGNICTVLPLLCFQVVICDKLDGEIKLPYTLVFAPLLVSIMALICLSFTAKGGNMWWFGIRKSFSQFLLSAMPFLQEYGNISYHAETQSNAAQSVPLDASSSSTSMAAATEQLHEFSKHDKKSKKAAKNDIMKPVVPFISIDLPD